One window of the Actinomyces procaprae genome contains the following:
- a CDS encoding bifunctional nuclease domain-containing protein yields MGIRSTVPDSGLVAVLMEDGGPGMLAVPVGARDGLLLSAPEWSSGPSWAPFLSACVDAFGSTVLHVVLDVDADGGMCASAALDTDTPAQSTAVPCTPSDALVLARTLGVPILATSALLRIRGLDLGEEALQRRLRQWRRVLDGIVAEDASSL; encoded by the coding sequence ATGGGAATACGTTCAACGGTCCCAGACTCGGGCCTGGTCGCTGTCCTGATGGAGGACGGTGGCCCGGGCATGCTCGCCGTGCCCGTCGGTGCCCGGGACGGCCTCCTGCTGAGTGCGCCGGAATGGTCCAGTGGCCCGAGCTGGGCCCCCTTCCTGTCCGCCTGCGTGGATGCCTTCGGATCGACGGTGCTCCATGTGGTGCTCGACGTCGATGCGGATGGCGGCATGTGTGCCTCGGCCGCACTCGATACCGATACCCCCGCCCAGTCGACGGCGGTGCCCTGCACGCCCAGTGATGCCCTGGTGCTCGCTCGCACTCTGGGCGTACCGATACTCGCCACCAGTGCGCTGCTACGGATACGCGGCCTCGACCTGGGTGAGGAGGCGCTGCAGCGTCGTCTGCGGCAGTGGCGCCGGGTGCTGGACGGAATCGTCGCCGAGGATGCCTCTTCCCTGTAG
- a CDS encoding MerR family transcriptional regulator, whose translation MLFGDPLPQLDVNTGYRGPVACRAAGITYRQLDYWARTGLVEPSIRSAKGSGSQRLYAFRDILLLKIVKRLLDTGVSLQQIRVAVQALHERGVEDLTSITLMSDGASVYECTSADEVVDLVQGGQGVFGIAVGRVWHEIEGSLAELPVEHAADGPVVEDELAKRRAARQQAV comes from the coding sequence ATGCTCTTCGGCGACCCGCTCCCGCAGCTGGATGTGAACACCGGCTACCGCGGTCCCGTGGCCTGCCGGGCCGCCGGCATCACCTACCGCCAGCTCGACTACTGGGCGCGCACCGGCCTGGTAGAGCCCTCCATCCGCTCCGCCAAGGGGTCCGGCTCGCAGCGCCTGTACGCCTTCCGCGACATCCTGCTGCTCAAGATCGTGAAGCGGCTGCTGGACACCGGGGTCTCGCTTCAGCAGATCCGGGTGGCGGTCCAGGCGCTGCACGAGCGCGGCGTCGAGGACCTGACCTCCATCACACTGATGAGCGACGGCGCCTCGGTATATGAGTGCACGAGCGCGGACGAGGTCGTCGACCTGGTTCAGGGCGGCCAGGGCGTGTTCGGAATCGCGGTGGGGCGTGTCTGGCACGAGATCGAGGGGTCCCTCGCCGAGTTGCCGGTCGAGCACGCCGCCGACGGCCCCGTCGTCGAGGACGAGCTGGCCAAGCGGCGCGCAGCGCGGCAGCAGGCGGTGTAG
- a CDS encoding FHA domain-containing protein: MSSTPMEPDPTSTQAFGAVGVPVEPELPSVGISPQDRAAIAALPPGTALLLVQQGPTTGARFLLDSAESTETTVGRHPRADIFLDDVTVSRKHALFTALPDGGFSVRDQGSLNGTYVNRQRVEQAALRAGDEVQIGKYRMTYHPSPRHRAAQ, from the coding sequence ATGTCGAGTACGCCGATGGAACCGGATCCCACCTCGACTCAGGCCTTTGGGGCCGTGGGTGTCCCGGTGGAGCCCGAGCTCCCGTCCGTGGGTATCTCCCCGCAGGACCGCGCCGCCATCGCGGCGCTCCCGCCGGGGACCGCGCTGCTGCTGGTGCAGCAGGGGCCGACCACGGGTGCGCGCTTCCTGCTCGACTCGGCCGAGAGCACGGAGACCACTGTGGGCCGCCACCCCCGCGCGGACATCTTCCTCGACGACGTGACGGTTTCACGCAAGCACGCCTTGTTCACCGCGCTGCCCGACGGCGGTTTCTCCGTGCGCGATCAGGGTTCTCTCAATGGCACCTACGTGAACCGGCAGCGCGTCGAGCAGGCTGCACTGCGTGCGGGAGACGAGGTCCAGATCGGTAAGTACCGGATGACCTACCACCCCTCGCCGCGGCATCGGGCCGCCCAGTGA
- a CDS encoding MerR family transcriptional regulator — translation MKIGEVVELLKGEFPALSVSKVRYLESEGLISPHRVGNGYRRYSKADVERLRYALTAQRDEYLPLSVIRERLQELDGAVNAPPPAPVARVVASGGHAVSGALDAADLVHHSGATLEQIEELVAIGVITPDAHGHFDSRALTTVSLALRAGRLGIPLRNLRAVRSAAEREADAIDLATQHKRNRSRNAGEDAAAELAGVLADLHASLLHHAVEALR, via the coding sequence ATGAAGATCGGGGAGGTAGTCGAGCTCCTCAAGGGGGAGTTCCCCGCCCTGTCGGTCTCCAAGGTCCGGTACCTGGAGTCCGAGGGCCTCATCTCCCCGCACCGGGTAGGCAACGGTTACAGGCGCTACTCGAAGGCCGATGTTGAGCGGCTGCGCTACGCCCTCACCGCGCAGCGCGACGAGTACCTGCCCCTGTCGGTCATCCGCGAGCGCCTGCAGGAACTGGACGGTGCCGTCAATGCGCCGCCGCCCGCCCCCGTCGCCCGGGTGGTGGCATCCGGCGGGCACGCGGTCTCCGGTGCCCTTGACGCCGCTGATCTGGTGCACCACTCGGGGGCCACCCTGGAGCAGATCGAAGAACTGGTGGCCATAGGCGTGATCACGCCGGATGCTCACGGGCACTTCGACTCCCGTGCGCTCACCACCGTCTCGCTCGCGCTGCGGGCGGGCCGACTGGGTATCCCGCTGCGCAACCTGAGGGCTGTGCGCAGCGCCGCTGAGCGTGAGGCCGATGCGATCGACTTGGCGACCCAGCACAAGCGCAACCGGTCGAGGAATGCGGGTGAGGACGCTGCCGCGGAACTCGCAGGCGTGCTCGCAGACTTGCATGCCAGCCTGCTGCACCACGCAGTGGAGGCACTGCGCTGA